A genomic window from Aricia agestis chromosome 8, ilAriAges1.1, whole genome shotgun sequence includes:
- the LOC121729207 gene encoding ATP-binding cassette subfamily C member 4-like isoform X2: MDCKINLTQKNPQENAGLLSKLLLWHCFHLFHKGKKYGLNVEDLWRTRKCDMSGDLGTRLEEAWFKELQKAKRSDSKPSLARAIVRCFWLEYMILGIVLGILFILIWPIIPYSLALFINYFTNERSSESYKYAHIYNMILNLCIISTPFLVNLTEFGLSIVGMKVRIACCSLMYRKMMRLSRSGLSKTETGQVINLMSNDVGRFDVACLYLHYIWVMPVVIIFVSYLVWQRIAWAALAGLGVIILQTLLVQTYLSSWLAKLRGKIAKRTDERVKVMSELVNGVQVIKMYAWEKPFEKLVENLRKLEVKFITHTMMIKGFSTSIIVFTERLVLYAALVTFIAIGGEINSEITFSLAQYYNLLQIACNIYFPWALAFLGESKISVQRLEEFLLLNEVEPVGYKVNNIESFSNIKLKDDHIKKSLKLELSNVTASWQINPIVQTLRSITLEVNPGEFVGIVGSVGSGKSSLLQLILGELQPNSGRISLGGATVSYASQDPWLFVATVRQNILFGLPYDKARYNKVVEACALLRDFEQLPGGDGTMVGERGASLSGGQRARVGLARACYRQADIYLLDDPLSAVDTHVGKHLVSECVNGLLRHSTRVLVTHQLHHLKTADKVVILRNGEIEAQGTFEEVSRSPHFDQLHKFEEHEKEELTGDSLETVQDKTNPIAEDADDDEDDSQETDELLRKDSVSGSVYLKYFRAGGSWMLLIFTILSILIAQVVTSAGDLWLSHWMNNVETNLQEMNSSKLEDLDTLLLSSATNSSTDSDNNSIANLTVIGTIVKTAITLEDISNVNKFDHFYYIYIWSAALLGCIILTSERSLIFMWVCMRSSIKLHNEMFSNILTATMRFFNTNPSGRILNRFSKDMGAVDEMLPKMYIESIQVTMVMFGIIAMVAIVNPYMLLTTLICGAIMYLWSSVYLSTAQIIRRLEGITRSPVFSHVSASMSGLATVRACQAQTMLCQQFDAKQDVHTAAWYLSLITNASFSIWLSVVAALYVLVVTYSLLLLDKGDTKSGDVGLAVSQAIVLVNMLQYGIKQVTQVVSQMTSVERILEYTNLPQEISPNTSPPKNWPQQARIVFKDLYLRYEKDSEPVLKNLNIVIDSCWKVGVVGRTGAGKSSLISALFRLAPIDGHVYIDDIDTGEITLKDLRSKISIIPQEPVLFSASLRYNLDPFDKYSDADIWKALEQVKLKDSVTSLSSAVESGGSNFSAGERQLLCLARAALASNRLLILDEATANVDPNTDALIQKSIREHFADCTVVTVAHRLHTVADSDRIIVMEAGQIVEFGDPHKLLQKEDGHFIRMVNELGSASEQSLRELAKAAFLERNKDKSN, translated from the exons atggattgcaaaattaatttaacacAAAAAAACCCCCAGGAAAATGCTGGATTACTCTCCAAATTGCTTCTGTG GCACTGTTTTCATCTCTTCCACAAGGGTAAAAAATACGGTCTAAATGTCGAAGATCTGTGGAGGACACGGAAATGCGATATGTCTGGTGATTTGGGAACCCGTTTAGAAGAAGCGTGGTTTAAGGAACTTCAAAAAGCTAAAAGAAGTGATTCGAAACCGTCACTAGCAAGAGCTATCGTTAGATGCTTTTGGCTGGAGTACATGATTCTAGGAATTGTTTTAGGAATCCTTTTCATCCTAATATG GCCAATCATACCGTATTCTCTAGCTCTGTTCATAAATTACTTCACTAATGAAAGAAGCTCTGAGTCTTACAAGTACGCGCACATATAcaatatgatattaaatttatgCATTATTTCTACACCTTTTCTCGTTAATCTAACAGAATTTGGGCTAAGTATCGTTGGAATGAAAGTCAGAATAGCCTGCTGCTCCTTGATGTATAGGAAG ATGATGAGGCTTAGTCGAAGTGGCCTAAGTAAAACAGAAACAGGGCAGGTAATAAACTTGATGTCCAACGACGTGGGTCGCTTTGATGTAGCCTGTTTATACTTGCATTACATTTGGGTGATGCCAGTGGTGATCATATTCGTTTCTTACCTGGTGTGGCAGCGAATTGCTTGGGCTGCGCTGGCTGGACTGGGTGTGATTATCCTGCAGACTTTGTTGGTACAAA CTTATTTAAGTAGCTGGCTAGCCAAACTCAGAGGGAAGATAGCTAAACGTACAGACGAGAGAGTCAAGGTTATGAGCGAACTAGTAAATGGAGTGCAAGTTATCAAAATGTACGCCTGGGAAAAGCCCTTTGAAAAGCTAGTGGAAAATCTTAGAAA ATTGGAAGTAAAATTCATAACACACACTATGATGATCAAGGGATTCTCTACAAGTATCATTGTGTTTACGGAGCGGCTAGTTCTGTACGCTGCGTTAGTGACGTTTATTGCAATCGGCGGGGAAATCAATTCCGAGATCACCTTCTCTTTGGCACAATACTACAACTTGTTACAAATAGCATGTAACATTTATTTTCCATGGGCCCTCGCATTCCTTGGAGAATCCAAAATTTCGGTGCAACGTCTTGAA gaATTCTTACTACTCAATGAAGTTGAACCGGTTGGATACAAAGTAAACAATATCGAATCTTTTTCCAATATTAAACTTAAGGATGATCACATTAAGAAATCATTGAAATTGGAACTTTCTAATGTTACTGCTAGTTGGCAGATTAACCCAATAGTACAAACTTTGAGAAGCATTACGCTCGAAGTAAACCCCGGAGAATTTGTTGGCATAGTTGGCTCTGTTGGATCTGGTAAG TCTTCGTTACTTCAATTAATTCTGGGAGAGCTGCAACCAAATTCCGGAAGAATATCATTGGGAGGTGCAACTGTTTCGTACGCTAGTCAGGATCCTTGGCTCTTTGTGGCTACTGTCCGACAGAACATACTTTTCGGCTTACCATACGACAAGGCAAGATACAAtaag GTCGTAGAGGCATGTGCACTTCTCCGCGACTTCGAGCAGCTGCCGGGGGGAGACGGCACGATGGTGGGGGAGAGGGGAGCCAGCCTCAGCGGCGGACAGAGAGCTCGGGTCGGCCTCGCCCGCGCCTGCTATAGACAA GCCGAC ATATACCTCCTGGATGACCCGCTGTCGGCGGTGGACACGCACGTGGGCAAGCACCTGGTGTCGGAGTGCGTCAACGGCCTGCTGCGGCACTCCACGCGCGTGCTGGTCACGCACCAGCTGCACCACCTCAAGACCGCTGACAAAGTCGTCATACTCAGAAAT GGTGAAATAGAAGCTCAGGGTACTTTTGAAGAAGTATCACGTTCCCCGCATTTCGATCAGCTTCATAAATTTGAAGAACACGAAAAGGAGGAACTCACTGGTGACTCACTTGAAACTGTTCAG GATAAAACAAATCCTATAGCAGAAGATGCTGATGACGATGAGGACGATTCACAAGAAACAGATGAACTACTTCGTAAAG ATAGTGTTTCTGGCTCAGTATACCTAAAATACTTCAGAGCTGGAGGAAGTTGGATGCTGCTAATATTTACTATCCTCTCAATATTGATTGCCCAAGTGGTGACTTCGGCTGGTGACCTTTGGTTAAGTCATTG GATGAACAATGTGGAAACAAATTTGCAAGAAATGAATAGCAGTAAATTAGAAGACTTGGATACACTTTTACTATCATCAGCAACTAACTCATCTACTGATTCAGATAACAATTCTATTGCAAACCTCACAGTTATTGGGACAATAGTTAAAACAGCAATAACTCTGGAAGACATAAGCAATGTAAATAAATTTGATCATTTTTACTACATCTATATTTGGAGCGCAGCATTGCTAGGGTGCATAATATTGACGTCTGAAAG ATCTCTAATTTTCATGTGGGTCTGTATGCGTAGTTCAATAAAGCTCCACAATGAAATGTTTAGTAATATTCTAACAGCTACAATGAGATTTTTTAATACGAACCCATCTGGAAGGATTTTGAACAGATTTTCAAAAGACATGGGTGCTGTTGATGAAATGCTGCCTAAAATGTACATCGAAAGTATtcag GTAACGATGGTGATGTTTGGTATAATAGCTATGGTGGCTATAGTAAATCCTTACATGTTGCTTACGACGCTGATTTGTGGTGCCATTATGTACTTGTGGTCATCCGTTTACTTAAGTACTGCTCAAATTATAAGAAG GTTGGAGGGCATAACTCGAAGTCCGGTATTCTCTCACGTGTCCGCGAGTATGTCGGGGTTGGCAACGGTGCGCGCGTGCCAGGCGCAGACCATGCTGTGCCAGCAGTTCGATGCAAAACAAGACGTCCACACTGCGGCTTG GTACTTGTCTCTCATTACGAATGCTTCGTTCTCTATATGGTTAAGCGTCGTTGCAGCATTATACGTCCTAGTCGTAACATACAGCTTGTTGCTGCTAGACAAAG gTGACACAAAGTCAGGTGACGTTGGATTAGCTGTAAGTCAAGCAATAGTACTAGTCAATATGTTGCAATATGGAATCAAACAAGTAACCCAAGTTGTATCTCAAATGACGAGTGTAGAGAGAATCCTAGAATACACAAACCTGCCGCAAGAAATCTCGCCAAACACCTCACCGCCCAAAAACTGGCCACAGCAAGCACGAATCGTTTTCAAGGACCTTTACCTAAGATACGAAAAGGACTCCGAGCCAGTGCTTAAAAACTTGAATATAGTCATAGACTCTTGTTGGAAG GTAGGAGTAGTAGGACGCACCGGAGCAGGGAAATCTTCGCTGATATCCGCTTTGTTTCGTCTGGCTCCTATTGATGGACATGTTTATATAGATGACATCGACACAGGAGAAATAACGCTAAAA GACCTCCGTTCGAAAATATCCATAATACCACAGGAGCCAGTTTTGTTCTCTGCGAGCTTACGTTACAACCTGGATCCATTTGATAAATACTCTGATGCCGATATATGGAAAGCTTTGGAGCAG GTAAAATTGAAAGATAGCGTGACGTCGCTATCATCGGCAGTAGAATCAGGCGGTTCCAACTTCAGCGCTGGTGAGCGTCAGCTGCTGTGTCTGGCGCGGGCCGCCCTCGCCTCCAACAGACTGCTCATCCTCGACGAGGCCACTGCTAATGTTGATCCTAA CACCGATGCGTTAATACAGAAGTCTATCCGAGAACACTTTGCGGATTGCACTGTGGTGACTGTGGCTCATCGACTGCATACCGTCGCTGACTCTGATCGGATAATT GTAATGGAAGCTGGCCAAATCGTTGAATTTGGCGATCCCCATAAATTACTACAGAAAGAGGATGGTCATTTCATCAGGATGGTTAACGAGCTAGGCTCAGCATCTGAACAAAGCCTACGCGAATTAGCTAAGGCCGCTTTTTTAGaaagaaataaagataaatcTAATTGa
- the LOC121729207 gene encoding ATP-binding cassette subfamily C member 4-like isoform X3: MDCKINLTQKNPQENAGLLSKLLLWHCFHLFHKGKKYGLNVEDLWRTRKCDMSGDLGTRLEEAWFKELQKAKRSDSKPSLARAIVRCFWLEYMILGIVLGILFILIWPIIPYSLALFINYFTNERSSESYKYAHIYNMILNLCIISTPFLVNLTEFGLSIVGMKVRIACCSLMYRKMMRLSRSGLSKTETGQVINLMSNDVGRFDVACLYLHYIWVMPVVIIFVSYLVWQRIAWAALAGLGVIILQTLLVQTYLSSWLAKLRGKIAKRTDERVKVMSELVNGVQVIKMYAWEKPFEKLVENLRKLEVKFITHTMMIKGFSTSIIVFTERLVLYAALVTFIAIGGEINSEITFSLAQYYNLLQIACNIYFPWALAFLGESKISVQRLEEFLLLNEVEPVGYKVNNIESFSNIKLKDDHIKKSLKLELSNVTASWQINPIVQTLRSITLEVNPGEFVGIVGSVGSGKSSLLQLILGELQPNSGRISLGGATVSYASQDPWLFVATVRQNILFGLPYDKARYNKVVEACALLRDFEQLPGGDGTMVGERGASLSGGQRARVGLARACYRQADIYLLDDPLSAVDTHVGKHLVSECVNGLLRHSTRVLVTHQLHHLKTADKVVILRNGEIEAQGTFEEVSRSPHFDQLHKFEEHEKEELTGDSLETVQDKTNPIAEDADDDEDDSQETDELLRKDSVSGSVYLKYFRAGGSWMLLIFTILSILIAQVVTSAGDLWLSHWMNNVETNLQEMNSSKLEDLDTLLLSSATNSSTDSDNNSIANLTVIGTIVKTAITLEDISNVNKFDHFYYIYIWSAALLGCIILTSERSLIFMWVCMRSSIKLHNEMFSNILTATMRFFNTNPSGRILNRFSKDMGAVDEMLPKMYIESIQVTMVMFGIIAMVAIVNPYMLLTTLICGAIMYLWSSVYLSTAQIIRRLEGITRSPVFSHVSASMSGLATVRACQAQTMLCQQFDAKQDVHTAAWYLSLITNASFSIWLSVVAALYVLVVTYSLLLLDKGDTKSGDVGLAVSQAIVLVNMLQYGIKQVTQVVSQMTSVERILEYTNLPQEISPNTSPPKNWPQQARIVFKDLYLRYEKDSEPVLKNLNIVIDSCWKVGVVGRTGAGKSSLISALFRLAPIDGHVYIDDIDTGEITLKDLRSKISIIPQEPVLFSASLRYNLDPFDKYSDADIWKALEQVKLKDSVTSLSSAVESGGSNFSAGERQLLCLARAALASNRLLILDEATANVDPNTDALIQKSIREHFADCTVVTVAHRLHTVADSDRIIVMEAGQIVEFGDPHKLLQKEDGHFIRMVNELGSASEQSLRELAKAAFLERNKDKSN; this comes from the exons atggattgcaaaattaatttaacacAAAAAAACCCCCAGGAAAATGCTGGATTACTCTCCAAATTGCTTCTGTG GCACTGTTTTCATCTCTTCCACAAGGGTAAAAAATACGGTCTAAATGTCGAAGATCTGTGGAGGACACGGAAATGCGATATGTCTGGTGATTTGGGAACCCGTTTAGAAGAAGCGTGGTTTAAGGAACTTCAAAAAGCTAAAAGAAGTGATTCGAAACCGTCACTAGCAAGAGCTATCGTTAGATGCTTTTGGCTGGAGTACATGATTCTAGGAATTGTTTTAGGAATCCTTTTCATCCTAATATG GCCAATCATACCGTATTCTCTAGCTCTGTTCATAAATTACTTCACTAATGAAAGAAGCTCTGAGTCTTACAAGTACGCGCACATATAcaatatgatattaaatttatgCATTATTTCTACACCTTTTCTCGTTAATCTAACAGAATTTGGGCTAAGTATCGTTGGAATGAAAGTCAGAATAGCCTGCTGCTCCTTGATGTATAGGAAG ATGATGAGGCTTAGTCGAAGTGGCCTAAGTAAAACAGAAACAGGGCAGGTAATAAACTTGATGTCCAACGACGTGGGTCGCTTTGATGTAGCCTGTTTATACTTGCATTACATTTGGGTGATGCCAGTGGTGATCATATTCGTTTCTTACCTGGTGTGGCAGCGAATTGCTTGGGCTGCGCTGGCTGGACTGGGTGTGATTATCCTGCAGACTTTGTTGGTACAAA CTTATTTAAGTAGCTGGCTAGCCAAACTCAGAGGGAAGATAGCTAAACGTACAGACGAGAGAGTCAAGGTTATGAGCGAACTAGTAAATGGAGTGCAAGTTATCAAAATGTACGCCTGGGAAAAGCCCTTTGAAAAGCTAGTGGAAAATCTTAGAAA ATTGGAAGTAAAATTCATAACACACACTATGATGATCAAGGGATTCTCTACAAGTATCATTGTGTTTACGGAGCGGCTAGTTCTGTACGCTGCGTTAGTGACGTTTATTGCAATCGGCGGGGAAATCAATTCCGAGATCACCTTCTCTTTGGCACAATACTACAACTTGTTACAAATAGCATGTAACATTTATTTTCCATGGGCCCTCGCATTCCTTGGAGAATCCAAAATTTCGGTGCAACGTCTTGAA gaATTCTTACTACTCAATGAAGTTGAACCGGTTGGATACAAAGTAAACAATATCGAATCTTTTTCCAATATTAAACTTAAGGATGATCACATTAAGAAATCATTGAAATTGGAACTTTCTAATGTTACTGCTAGTTGGCAGATTAACCCAATAGTACAAACTTTGAGAAGCATTACGCTCGAAGTAAACCCCGGAGAATTTGTTGGCATAGTTGGCTCTGTTGGATCTGGTAAG TCTTCGTTACTTCAATTAATTCTGGGAGAGCTGCAACCAAATTCCGGAAGAATATCATTGGGAGGTGCAACTGTTTCGTACGCTAGTCAGGATCCTTGGCTCTTTGTGGCTACTGTCCGACAGAACATACTTTTCGGCTTACCATACGACAAGGCAAGATACAAtaag GTCGTAGAGGCATGTGCACTTCTCCGCGACTTCGAGCAGCTGCCGGGGGGAGACGGCACGATGGTGGGGGAGAGGGGAGCCAGCCTCAGCGGCGGACAGAGAGCTCGGGTCGGCCTCGCCCGCGCCTGCTATAGACAA GCCGAC ATATACCTCCTGGACGACCCGCTGTCGGCGGTGGACACGCACGTGGGCAAGCACCTGGTGTCGGAGTGCGTCAACGGCCTGCTGCGGCACTCCACGCGCGTGCTGGTCACGCACCAGCTGCATCACCTCAAGACCGCTGACAAAGTCGTCATACTCAGAAAT GGTGAAATAGAAGCTCAGGGTACTTTTGAAGAAGTATCACGTTCCCCGCATTTCGATCAGCTTCATAAATTTGAAGAACACGAAAAGGAGGAACTCACTGGTGACTCACTTGAAACTGTTCAG GATAAAACAAATCCTATAGCAGAAGATGCTGATGACGATGAGGACGATTCACAAGAAACAGATGAACTACTTCGTAAAG ATAGTGTTTCTGGCTCAGTATACCTAAAATACTTCAGAGCTGGAGGAAGTTGGATGCTGCTAATATTTACTATCCTCTCAATATTGATTGCCCAAGTGGTGACTTCGGCTGGTGACCTTTGGTTAAGTCATTG GATGAACAATGTGGAAACAAATTTGCAAGAAATGAATAGCAGTAAATTAGAAGACTTGGATACACTTTTACTATCATCAGCAACTAACTCATCTACTGATTCAGATAACAATTCTATTGCAAACCTCACAGTTATTGGGACAATAGTTAAAACAGCAATAACTCTGGAAGACATAAGCAATGTAAATAAATTTGATCATTTTTACTACATCTATATTTGGAGCGCAGCATTGCTAGGGTGCATAATATTGACGTCTGAAAG ATCTCTAATTTTCATGTGGGTCTGTATGCGTAGTTCAATAAAGCTCCACAATGAAATGTTTAGTAATATTCTAACAGCTACAATGAGATTTTTTAATACGAACCCATCTGGAAGGATTTTGAACAGATTTTCAAAAGACATGGGTGCTGTTGATGAAATGCTGCCTAAAATGTACATCGAAAGTATtcag GTAACGATGGTGATGTTTGGTATAATAGCTATGGTGGCTATAGTAAATCCTTACATGTTGCTTACGACGCTGATTTGTGGTGCCATTATGTACTTGTGGTCATCCGTTTACTTAAGTACTGCTCAAATTATAAGAAG GTTGGAGGGCATAACTCGAAGTCCGGTATTCTCTCACGTGTCCGCGAGTATGTCGGGGTTGGCAACGGTGCGCGCGTGCCAGGCGCAGACCATGCTGTGCCAGCAGTTCGATGCAAAACAAGACGTCCACACTGCGGCTTG GTACTTGTCTCTCATTACGAATGCTTCGTTCTCTATATGGTTAAGCGTCGTTGCAGCATTATACGTCCTAGTCGTAACATACAGCTTGTTGCTGCTAGACAAAG gTGACACAAAGTCAGGTGACGTTGGATTAGCTGTAAGTCAAGCAATAGTACTAGTCAATATGTTGCAATATGGAATCAAACAAGTAACCCAAGTTGTATCTCAAATGACGAGTGTAGAGAGAATCCTAGAATACACAAACCTGCCGCAAGAAATCTCGCCAAACACCTCACCGCCCAAAAACTGGCCACAGCAAGCACGAATCGTTTTCAAGGACCTTTACCTAAGATACGAAAAGGACTCCGAGCCAGTGCTTAAAAACTTGAATATAGTCATAGACTCTTGTTGGAAG GTAGGAGTAGTAGGACGCACCGGAGCAGGGAAATCTTCGCTGATATCCGCTTTGTTTCGTCTGGCTCCTATTGATGGACATGTTTATATAGATGACATCGACACAGGAGAAATAACGCTAAAA GACCTCCGTTCGAAAATATCCATAATACCACAGGAGCCAGTTTTGTTCTCTGCGAGCTTACGTTACAACCTGGATCCATTTGATAAATACTCTGATGCCGATATATGGAAAGCTTTGGAGCAG GTAAAATTGAAAGATAGCGTGACGTCGCTATCATCGGCAGTAGAATCAGGCGGTTCCAACTTCAGCGCTGGTGAGCGTCAGCTGCTGTGTCTGGCGCGGGCCGCCCTCGCCTCCAACAGACTGCTCATCCTCGACGAGGCCACTGCTAATGTTGATCCTAA CACCGATGCGTTAATACAGAAGTCTATCCGAGAACACTTTGCGGATTGCACTGTGGTGACTGTGGCTCATCGACTGCATACCGTCGCTGACTCTGATCGGATAATT GTAATGGAAGCTGGCCAAATCGTTGAATTTGGCGATCCCCATAAATTACTACAGAAAGAGGATGGTCATTTCATCAGGATGGTTAACGAGCTAGGCTCAGCATCTGAACAAAGCCTACGCGAATTAGCTAAGGCCGCTTTTTTAGaaagaaataaagataaatcTAATTGa